From the genome of Bradyrhizobium elkanii USDA 76, one region includes:
- a CDS encoding CaiB/BaiF CoA transferase family protein has product MLPLEGLTVIAVEQAVAAPFCSSRLADAGAHVIKIERPEGDFARGYDAAAKGQSSYFVWLNRGKDSAVVDLATKEGRAQLEALIAGADVLLQNLKPGSMDKLGFSRERLRKDYPKLIMCTITGYGDTGPYADRKAYDLLIQAESGLASITGGPEGASRVGMSIVDVATGATAHAAILEALIGRGRTGDGADIRISMFDVMADWLTVPLLNAEDGKSPKRIGLAHPSIAPYGVFRSRDGKEILISIQSEREWKTLCAKVLGQPGLPDDPRFANMVERVRNRVLTDGIVSDSFGKLTREELLAKLAEADIAFAEVNSMDDLAKHPHLRRIEVDTPNGKVSYPAPAAIVVGEDRHYGKVPAIGELIKR; this is encoded by the coding sequence ATGCTGCCGCTTGAGGGATTGACCGTCATCGCCGTCGAACAGGCGGTTGCCGCGCCGTTCTGCTCGTCACGCCTCGCCGACGCCGGCGCCCATGTCATCAAGATCGAGCGGCCCGAGGGCGATTTCGCCCGTGGCTACGACGCCGCGGCGAAGGGCCAGAGCAGCTACTTCGTCTGGCTCAACCGCGGCAAGGATTCCGCCGTGGTCGATCTCGCCACCAAGGAAGGCCGCGCGCAGCTCGAGGCGCTGATCGCCGGCGCCGACGTGCTGCTGCAGAACCTGAAGCCCGGCTCGATGGACAAGCTCGGCTTCTCGCGCGAGCGGCTGCGCAAGGACTATCCGAAGCTGATCATGTGCACCATCACGGGCTATGGCGACACCGGGCCCTATGCCGACCGCAAAGCCTATGACCTGCTGATCCAGGCCGAAAGCGGCCTCGCCTCGATCACCGGCGGTCCTGAAGGCGCCTCGCGCGTCGGCATGTCGATCGTCGACGTCGCGACCGGCGCCACCGCGCATGCCGCGATCCTCGAGGCGCTGATCGGCCGCGGCCGCACCGGAGACGGTGCCGATATCCGGATCTCGATGTTCGACGTGATGGCCGACTGGCTCACCGTGCCGCTGCTCAATGCCGAGGACGGCAAGTCGCCGAAACGGATCGGCCTCGCCCATCCTTCGATCGCGCCCTATGGCGTGTTCCGCTCCAGGGACGGCAAGGAGATCCTGATCTCGATCCAGAGCGAGCGCGAGTGGAAGACGCTGTGCGCCAAGGTGCTGGGCCAGCCCGGCCTGCCCGACGATCCGCGCTTTGCCAACATGGTCGAGCGCGTGCGCAACCGGGTGCTGACCGACGGAATCGTCAGCGACAGCTTCGGCAAGCTGACGCGCGAGGAGTTGCTGGCGAAGCTTGCCGAGGCCGACATCGCCTTTGCCGAGGTCAACAGCATGGACGACCTCGCGAAACACCCGCATCTGCGCCGCATCGAGGTCGACACGCCGAACGGCAAGGTCAGCTATCCGGCGCCGGCCGCGATCGTGGTCGGCGAGGACAGGCACTACGGCAAGGTGCCCGCGATCGGCGAGCTCATTAAACGTTAG
- a CDS encoding acyl-CoA dehydrogenase family protein: MTAHDQNIDDHSDIRDAVAKLCAQFPGEYWRKLDRQMAYPKEFVDALTEAGYLSVLIPEEYGGAGLKLSAAAAILEEIQRAGCNGGGCHAQMYTMGTVLRHGNDAQKAKYLPKVATGELRLQAFGVTEPTSGTDTSSLKTFARREGDHYVVNGQKIWTSRAEYSDLMVLLARTTPKEQSKKRTDGLSVFIVDMREVKGKGLEIRPIRTMMNHATTEVFFTDMKVPAENLIGEEGKGFRYILSGMNAERILIAAECVGDAKWFIAKATSYAKERSVFGRPIGQNQGIQFPIAKAYASMRAAELMVKEATRKYEAGLDCGAEANMAKMLAADASWEAANACVQTHGGFGFAEEYDVERKFRETRLYQVAPISTNLILSYVAEHVLGMPRSY, translated from the coding sequence ATGACCGCACACGATCAGAACATCGACGACCATTCCGACATCCGCGACGCGGTGGCAAAACTCTGCGCGCAGTTTCCCGGCGAATACTGGCGCAAGCTCGATCGCCAGATGGCCTATCCGAAGGAGTTCGTCGATGCGCTGACGGAGGCCGGCTATCTCTCGGTGCTGATCCCCGAGGAATATGGCGGCGCCGGCCTGAAGCTGTCGGCGGCGGCGGCGATCCTGGAAGAGATCCAGCGCGCCGGCTGCAATGGCGGCGGCTGCCACGCCCAGATGTACACGATGGGCACCGTGCTGCGGCACGGCAACGACGCGCAGAAGGCGAAGTATCTGCCGAAGGTCGCGACCGGCGAATTGCGGCTGCAGGCGTTCGGCGTCACCGAGCCGACCAGCGGCACCGACACGTCGTCGCTAAAGACCTTCGCGCGCCGCGAGGGCGACCATTACGTCGTCAACGGCCAGAAGATCTGGACCAGCCGCGCCGAATATTCCGACCTGATGGTCCTGCTGGCGCGCACCACGCCGAAGGAACAGTCGAAGAAGCGCACCGACGGTCTCTCGGTGTTCATCGTCGACATGCGCGAGGTGAAGGGCAAGGGGCTGGAGATCCGCCCGATCCGCACCATGATGAACCACGCCACGACCGAAGTGTTCTTCACCGACATGAAGGTGCCGGCGGAGAATCTGATCGGCGAGGAAGGCAAGGGCTTCCGCTACATTCTCTCCGGCATGAATGCGGAGCGAATCCTGATCGCCGCCGAATGCGTCGGTGATGCCAAGTGGTTCATCGCCAAGGCCACCAGCTACGCCAAGGAGCGCAGCGTGTTCGGCCGGCCGATCGGCCAGAACCAGGGCATACAGTTCCCGATCGCAAAGGCCTACGCCTCGATGCGCGCAGCCGAATTGATGGTGAAGGAAGCCACCCGCAAATATGAAGCCGGGCTCGACTGCGGCGCCGAGGCCAACATGGCCAAGATGCTGGCGGCCGATGCCTCCTGGGAAGCCGCCAATGCCTGCGTGCAGACCCATGGCGGCTTCGGCTTCGCCGAGGAGTACGATGTCGAGCGCAAGTTCCGCGAGACCCGGCTCTACCAGGTGGCGCCGATCTCGACCAATCTGATCCTGTCCTACGTCGCCGAGCACGTGCTCGGCATGCCCCGCTCCTACTGA
- a CDS encoding LysR substrate-binding domain-containing protein: MDFRQLRTFACVAELGSLSKASDTLRVAQPALSRQIKLLEHELRTELFTRNGRGMVLTDAGRLLLARTSGIVRQIDQIRDDIQSAGGAPSGRVVLGLVPTVSCVLSARLARRTVERYPGISLCIVESYSGHLIEWLHRGEMDLAVIYGPSVDLHLAVQSLGRDSIVAVGPRGSGLKPKKQVDFGWLMRQRLVLPSHSHGLRALLEHAAAKKKIDLDVKLEADSFRVLTSLVEEGLGYTLLPPSSVRAEVAEGRLETAAIGRPAPRRELTLASPVEHPGSNAMTLIAKLLRDEVAALRAEGLWDIQLA, translated from the coding sequence ATGGATTTCCGCCAGCTTAGGACCTTTGCGTGCGTCGCGGAACTCGGGAGCCTGAGCAAGGCATCCGATACCTTGCGGGTCGCGCAGCCGGCGCTGAGCCGGCAGATCAAGCTGCTGGAACACGAGCTGCGCACCGAATTGTTCACGCGCAACGGCCGCGGCATGGTGCTGACCGACGCCGGCCGGCTGCTGCTGGCGCGCACCAGCGGTATCGTGCGGCAGATCGACCAGATCCGCGACGACATCCAGTCCGCCGGGGGCGCGCCGTCCGGGCGCGTCGTGCTCGGGCTGGTGCCGACGGTGAGCTGCGTGCTGTCGGCGCGGCTGGCGCGGCGCACGGTGGAGCGCTATCCCGGCATCTCGCTCTGCATCGTCGAGAGCTACAGCGGCCATCTGATCGAGTGGCTGCATCGCGGCGAGATGGACCTTGCCGTGATCTACGGGCCATCGGTCGATCTGCATCTGGCGGTGCAGAGCCTCGGCCGCGACAGCATCGTCGCGGTCGGCCCGCGCGGCAGCGGGCTGAAGCCGAAGAAGCAGGTCGACTTCGGCTGGCTGATGCGCCAGCGCCTGGTGCTGCCAAGTCACTCGCACGGCCTCCGTGCGCTGCTCGAACATGCCGCGGCCAAGAAGAAGATCGATCTCGACGTCAAGCTCGAGGCGGATTCGTTTCGGGTGCTGACCAGCCTGGTCGAGGAGGGACTCGGATATACCTTGCTGCCGCCGTCCTCGGTCCGCGCCGAGGTGGCGGAGGGCCGGCTGGAGACCGCCGCCATCGGGCGGCCGGCGCCGCGGCGCGAGCTGACTCTGGCCTCGCCGGTCGAGCATCCCGGCTCCAACGCGATGACGCTGATCGCGAAGCTGTTGCGCGACGAGGTCGCCGCGCTGCGCGCCGAGGGGCTCTGGGATATCCAACTCGCCTGA
- a CDS encoding thiamine pyrophosphate-dependent enzyme has translation MSASTGTLDRRAAVKALLADRGELLVISGLGSSSYDLFDAGEHPGNFYLWGAMGGAAMVGLGLALAQPKRPVLVITGDGEQLMGIGSLLTIATKQPGNLSIAVLDNGHFGETGMQPSHSGLGARLEVIADGAGIGNVSEIADMAGIESFRNSLRDLGGGPRLARIRIAAGEVERALPPRDGTYLKNRFRGHLGFKVS, from the coding sequence ATGTCAGCATCGACAGGGACTCTCGATCGCCGCGCCGCCGTGAAGGCGCTGCTTGCCGACCGCGGCGAGCTGCTCGTGATCTCCGGGCTCGGCTCCTCCTCTTACGATTTGTTCGACGCCGGCGAGCATCCCGGCAATTTCTATCTGTGGGGCGCGATGGGCGGCGCGGCGATGGTTGGGCTCGGCCTCGCGCTGGCGCAGCCGAAGCGCCCGGTGCTGGTGATCACCGGCGACGGCGAGCAGCTGATGGGGATCGGCAGCCTGCTGACCATCGCGACCAAGCAGCCCGGCAATCTCTCGATCGCGGTGCTCGACAACGGCCATTTCGGCGAGACCGGCATGCAGCCGAGTCACTCCGGCCTCGGCGCCAGGCTCGAGGTGATCGCTGATGGCGCGGGCATCGGCAACGTCTCCGAGATCGCCGACATGGCCGGCATCGAGAGCTTCCGCAACAGCCTGCGCGATCTCGGCGGCGGCCCGCGGCTGGCGCGCATCCGCATCGCCGCCGGCGAGGTCGAGCGCGCGCTGCCGCCGCGCGACGGCACCTATTTGAAGAACCGCTTCCGCGGCCATCTCGGCTTCAAGGTCAGCTGA
- a CDS encoding thiamine pyrophosphate-binding protein — protein MMDQIAVHQDSATSRDWPVAIYRTLKSFGVAQVSYVPDAGHSKLIKLSHADADIKTTVLTTEEEGVAMAAGAWLGGDRAVLLMQSSGVGNCVNMLSLMASCRFPLLTLVTMRGEWAEFNPWQIPMGRATPQAFEIMGTTVLRLENPDDAEEVVSAAASLAYDGDQQVAVLISQRMIGRKKWTKETH, from the coding sequence ATGATGGACCAGATTGCCGTTCACCAGGACAGCGCGACCAGCCGGGACTGGCCGGTTGCGATCTACCGCACGCTGAAGAGCTTTGGCGTGGCGCAGGTGTCCTACGTTCCCGATGCGGGACATTCCAAGCTGATCAAGCTGTCGCACGCCGATGCCGACATCAAGACCACGGTGCTGACGACCGAGGAAGAAGGCGTGGCGATGGCGGCCGGCGCCTGGCTCGGCGGCGACCGCGCGGTGCTGTTGATGCAATCGAGCGGCGTCGGCAATTGCGTCAACATGCTATCGCTGATGGCGAGCTGCCGCTTCCCGCTGCTGACGCTGGTGACGATGCGCGGCGAATGGGCCGAGTTCAATCCCTGGCAGATCCCGATGGGCCGGGCGACGCCGCAGGCGTTCGAGATCATGGGCACCACCGTGCTGCGGCTGGAGAACCCCGACGATGCCGAGGAGGTGGTCTCGGCGGCCGCCTCGCTCGCCTATGACGGCGACCAGCAGGTCGCGGTCTTGATCTCGCAGCGGATGATCGGTCGCAAGAAGTGGACCAAGGAGACGCATTGA
- a CDS encoding cache domain-containing protein gives MIVRDRFRGLFPKYFLALFLAVALPLVINGSIEAWFGYRDQRARLDQLLGVQATSAAAEIHNFISDIASQLGWLVQLPWTDEADEGRRTDALRLFRQAPAVVSLTLIDNNGLERLYVSRVGLNRIESRIDRSAEPALVGAHARQVWFSDVSYNRGSEPYLTIALVGNRSAVGAVVAEVNLKLIWDVVSAIKVGETGFAFVLDRPGRLIAHPDISLVLRGLEETTSQPFRAIRDAIGPGASVATGRDGQGRRVAASAAPVAGPDWTVVVAQPLSEAYAPIYAALRRTTVLLAGSTVFAGLLAYAFAHRMTEPIRLLEEGTERIGAGSFEHRIAIQTGDEFQRLANSFNRMAGELALAQQHQERIAKLKRFLAPQVADLVDRAGDDSVLDGRRTDVVVVFCDLRGFTAFSAGVTPEEVMSVLSEYYEVLGRVIARFEATLISFSGDGLMVLVNAPVPVEEPALRAVDLATEMQKHVQGLIGGWRSRGYQVGFGIGLASGSATVGRIGYDDRLDYTAIGSVVNLAARLCASAADREILMDAGTAASVRGKRAVEDIGSRQIKGFDDAIPVFGISF, from the coding sequence ATGATTGTCCGAGATCGGTTTCGCGGCCTCTTCCCAAAGTATTTTCTCGCACTGTTCCTGGCCGTCGCGCTTCCGCTCGTGATCAACGGGTCGATCGAGGCCTGGTTCGGTTACCGCGATCAGCGCGCGAGGCTGGACCAGTTGCTTGGTGTTCAGGCGACGTCCGCGGCCGCCGAAATTCATAACTTCATCTCCGACATCGCAAGCCAGCTTGGCTGGCTGGTCCAGCTTCCCTGGACCGACGAGGCCGATGAGGGACGCCGAACCGATGCGTTGCGTCTGTTTCGTCAAGCGCCAGCCGTGGTCAGCCTGACACTCATCGACAACAATGGGTTGGAGCGTCTCTACGTCTCACGGGTCGGTCTCAATCGAATTGAAAGTCGTATCGACCGATCGGCTGAACCTGCGCTGGTCGGCGCCCACGCGCGCCAAGTTTGGTTCAGCGATGTCAGCTACAACAGAGGCTCGGAACCGTATTTGACAATTGCGCTCGTGGGTAACCGATCCGCGGTCGGCGCAGTCGTCGCCGAAGTCAATCTCAAGCTGATCTGGGATGTCGTATCGGCGATTAAGGTGGGAGAGACCGGCTTCGCCTTCGTGCTGGACCGGCCGGGCCGTCTCATTGCCCATCCCGACATCAGCCTTGTGCTCCGCGGGCTGGAAGAAACAACCTCCCAGCCGTTTCGCGCCATACGCGACGCAATCGGCCCGGGAGCGAGCGTTGCAACCGGCCGGGACGGACAGGGACGTCGGGTTGCTGCCAGCGCGGCTCCTGTGGCGGGGCCCGATTGGACCGTGGTGGTGGCACAGCCGCTCTCAGAGGCTTACGCCCCGATCTATGCCGCGTTGCGACGGACGACAGTGCTTCTCGCGGGCAGCACCGTATTTGCAGGGCTGCTCGCCTATGCATTCGCGCACCGGATGACCGAGCCGATCAGGCTGCTCGAGGAGGGGACGGAGCGGATCGGTGCCGGATCATTCGAGCACCGCATTGCGATCCAGACCGGGGACGAATTTCAGCGCCTGGCAAACAGCTTCAACAGGATGGCCGGCGAACTCGCGCTGGCGCAGCAGCACCAGGAGCGGATCGCGAAGCTCAAGCGGTTTCTTGCGCCTCAAGTCGCCGATCTCGTCGATCGTGCCGGCGATGACAGCGTGCTGGATGGCCGCCGCACCGACGTGGTCGTCGTGTTCTGTGACTTGCGCGGGTTCACCGCGTTTTCCGCGGGCGTCACTCCCGAGGAAGTCATGAGCGTGCTGTCCGAATATTATGAGGTTCTGGGCAGGGTCATTGCGCGGTTCGAAGCAACGCTCATCAGCTTTTCGGGAGACGGGCTGATGGTGCTGGTGAACGCACCCGTGCCGGTCGAGGAGCCGGCGCTGAGAGCCGTCGACCTTGCGACCGAAATGCAGAAGCACGTGCAAGGCTTGATCGGCGGCTGGCGGTCGCGGGGCTACCAGGTTGGCTTTGGAATAGGGCTTGCCAGCGGATCGGCGACGGTTGGGCGGATCGGCTACGACGACCGGCTCGATTACACGGCCATCGGCAGTGTCGTGAATCTCGCCGCCCGCCTGTGCGCATCTGCCGCAGATCGGGAGATCCTGATGGACGCAGGGACCGCCGCAAGCGTCAGAGGCAAGCGCGCCGTGGAGGATATCGGGAGTCGACAAATCAAGGGCTTCGATGACGCCATTCCGGTGTTCGGAATATCGTTTTGA
- a CDS encoding ABC transporter substrate-binding protein, producing MAAAAAWTTSSHAQKPSMPVIGYLCPESPELFGSRLKAFHQGLREAGFVEGRDVAIEYRWANGQYAQLPALAGELIARNVDVVVAPGGAPVALAAKAAGVTKTIVFEMGGDPVQLGVVDSLSRPGGNITGISSLSVDVSPKRLELMHELLPAATTLGVVTNPTSPTASSQLQRLQAAAETLGVHLQILRASKEDEFEAVFSSVARESANALVFTSDPYFAFRSRRLADLALKYRVPAITQTRDFPTAGGLMSYGGDFVQSHRRAGVYAGRVLKGEKPADLPVQLVTKVEFVINLKTAKLLGHEFSASVVSGADEVIE from the coding sequence ATGGCCGCCGCCGCGGCTTGGACCACATCCTCGCACGCGCAGAAGCCGTCGATGCCTGTGATCGGCTATCTTTGTCCGGAATCGCCGGAGTTGTTTGGCAGCCGGCTGAAGGCTTTCCATCAGGGACTTCGTGAGGCCGGCTTTGTCGAGGGCCGCGATGTTGCGATCGAGTATCGATGGGCCAATGGGCAATATGCCCAGTTGCCTGCGCTGGCCGGCGAATTGATCGCGCGTAACGTCGATGTGGTGGTGGCGCCCGGCGGCGCGCCCGTCGCGCTTGCCGCCAAAGCTGCCGGCGTCACCAAGACAATCGTCTTCGAGATGGGCGGCGACCCCGTTCAGCTGGGTGTGGTGGACAGCCTGTCGCGGCCGGGAGGCAACATCACGGGAATCTCGAGCCTGAGCGTCGACGTGTCGCCGAAGCGGCTCGAGTTGATGCACGAACTCCTGCCGGCGGCGACGACGTTGGGGGTCGTGACCAACCCGACAAGTCCAACCGCCAGCTCGCAACTGCAGAGGCTTCAGGCCGCTGCCGAAACCTTGGGGGTCCATCTGCAGATATTGAGGGCAAGCAAGGAGGACGAGTTCGAAGCCGTATTCTCTTCGGTAGCGAGAGAGTCGGCAAACGCGCTCGTTTTCACCTCCGATCCCTATTTTGCATTCCGCAGCCGGCGCTTGGCCGATCTCGCGCTGAAGTATCGTGTGCCCGCAATCACGCAGACCCGGGATTTTCCGACGGCCGGAGGCTTGATGAGCTATGGCGGAGATTTCGTGCAGTCGCATCGACGCGCGGGCGTCTACGCCGGCCGGGTTCTGAAGGGTGAGAAGCCCGCCGATCTTCCGGTCCAGCTGGTCACCAAGGTCGAGTTCGTCATCAACCTGAAGACCGCCAAACTGCTCGGCCACGAGTTCTCTGCGTCAGTCGTCAGCGGCGCAGACGAAGTGATCGAGTGA
- a CDS encoding isocitrate lyase/PEP mutase family protein: MDATTQQQYAEAFHTLHRTGDPLVLFNAWDVATAKAIAKSSRAIATSSGAVAAALGYADGENAPLEMVEGLVSRMTASVSIPVSIDLEAGYGDTPDAAAHSAARILKAGAIGINIEDGLVGGKRQLATPEQHAAKIRAVRDAAQQLGIDLFINARTDPFLLKFGSPEQCLTEAARRAKVYAEAGADGIFVPGLTDLALIERFVQLTPLPVNIMVTQGVPEIGELARAGVRRVSLGPWPMMAAMRVIGQAAAAVAASKQYGPFLQPNG; this comes from the coding sequence ATGGACGCCACGACACAGCAGCAATATGCCGAAGCCTTTCACACTCTGCACAGAACGGGCGATCCGCTCGTCCTGTTCAACGCCTGGGACGTCGCCACCGCCAAGGCCATCGCAAAGAGTTCGCGAGCGATCGCGACCAGCAGCGGCGCGGTCGCGGCCGCGCTCGGCTACGCCGACGGCGAAAATGCCCCGCTCGAGATGGTCGAAGGCCTGGTCTCGCGGATGACCGCGTCGGTCTCGATTCCGGTATCGATCGATCTGGAGGCGGGATATGGCGACACTCCGGACGCCGCCGCGCATTCGGCGGCGAGGATCCTGAAGGCCGGCGCGATCGGCATCAATATCGAGGACGGACTCGTTGGCGGAAAGCGGCAGCTCGCCACTCCCGAGCAGCATGCCGCGAAGATCAGGGCGGTGCGGGACGCCGCGCAACAACTCGGGATTGATCTTTTCATCAATGCGCGAACCGATCCGTTTCTGCTGAAGTTCGGCTCACCCGAGCAATGCCTGACCGAGGCGGCAAGGCGTGCGAAGGTCTATGCCGAGGCCGGCGCTGACGGAATTTTTGTGCCGGGGCTGACCGACCTCGCGCTGATCGAGAGGTTCGTTCAACTGACGCCGCTGCCGGTCAACATCATGGTGACGCAAGGCGTGCCCGAAATCGGAGAGCTCGCCCGTGCCGGTGTTCGCAGGGTGAGTCTTGGTCCGTGGCCGATGATGGCGGCAATGCGCGTCATCGGACAGGCGGCAGCCGCGGTCGCCGCCAGCAAGCAATACGGCCCGTTTCTGCAGCCCAACGGTTGA
- a CDS encoding alpha/beta fold hydrolase, producing MTIRSAALATPDASGSEPALKYVQANGVRFAYLEQGSGPLVMFMHGFPDNAWSYRKQLQVFADAGYRAVAPFLRGYAPTEIPADGIFDPIALGQDLEALIAALSDDGRACVVGMDWGGTSTFQALATAPSAIKAAVVMNTAHPITIPSLRSDPDAVRSVFHVYFFTVPGAHSAVNIEGLPFVDYLWKLWSPTLQNDEHLRSVKQTLSSPGTMKAALKYYNGLIDAGVAGRLPINDMHTPTMTIYGGNDPTARYSIKEEPLFKGPHRRIVLPDVGHFPHLEREAEVTGLIMDWFTTHAAG from the coding sequence ATGACGATCCGAAGCGCCGCACTGGCAACGCCTGACGCATCCGGCAGCGAACCCGCCCTGAAATACGTGCAGGCCAACGGCGTGCGGTTTGCCTATCTCGAACAGGGCAGCGGGCCGCTTGTCATGTTCATGCACGGCTTTCCCGACAACGCCTGGTCGTACCGAAAGCAGCTGCAGGTGTTCGCAGATGCCGGATATCGCGCGGTCGCGCCGTTCCTGCGCGGCTATGCGCCGACCGAGATTCCGGCCGACGGCATCTTCGATCCGATCGCGCTGGGCCAGGATCTCGAAGCGCTGATCGCGGCGCTGAGCGACGACGGACGGGCCTGCGTCGTCGGTATGGATTGGGGCGGCACCTCGACCTTCCAGGCGCTGGCCACGGCACCTTCGGCGATCAAGGCCGCGGTGGTGATGAACACCGCACACCCGATCACGATCCCGAGCCTCAGGAGCGATCCCGATGCCGTTCGATCGGTCTTCCATGTCTATTTCTTCACGGTGCCTGGCGCTCACTCGGCGGTCAACATCGAGGGGCTTCCCTTCGTCGACTACCTTTGGAAGTTGTGGTCGCCAACCCTGCAGAACGACGAGCATCTCCGCTCGGTCAAGCAGACGCTCAGCTCTCCCGGCACCATGAAGGCGGCGCTGAAGTACTACAATGGCCTGATCGATGCGGGCGTTGCGGGCCGGCTGCCGATCAACGACATGCACACACCGACAATGACGATCTATGGCGGCAACGATCCGACGGCGCGGTATTCGATCAAGGAAGAGCCGCTCTTCAAGGGGCCACATCGGCGCATCGTCCTGCCCGATGTCGGGCACTTCCCGCATCTCGAGCGTGAGGCCGAGGTCACAGGTCTGATCATGGACTGGTTCACAACGCACGCCGCCGGCTGA
- a CDS encoding MarR family winged helix-turn-helix transcriptional regulator: MENGIANLLGALSLAVMDRIEQGAREVVGRGGETPAALIVIGYGQGMTNDKLRRILGLSHSGTVRLVDRLVSDRLVERRAGKDGREVALHLTASGAASRNELLASRISAVTSLLDVLSAAERKQLATLIHELLARQDTSEMDRFTICRMCDDRVCTNCPLPTSKGQHAR; this comes from the coding sequence ATGGAAAACGGAATCGCCAATCTGCTGGGCGCGCTGTCGCTCGCTGTCATGGATCGGATCGAGCAAGGCGCGCGCGAGGTGGTCGGCCGCGGCGGCGAAACGCCCGCGGCGCTGATCGTCATCGGCTATGGCCAGGGCATGACCAACGACAAGCTGAGGCGAATCCTCGGCCTATCGCATTCCGGAACGGTTCGGCTGGTGGATCGGCTGGTTTCGGATCGGCTTGTCGAACGCCGGGCGGGCAAGGACGGCCGCGAGGTCGCCCTGCACCTGACGGCGTCAGGCGCCGCGTCCCGGAACGAATTGTTGGCGTCGCGGATTTCCGCCGTGACGTCGCTGCTCGACGTGCTGTCGGCCGCCGAGAGGAAGCAGCTTGCGACGCTGATCCACGAATTGCTGGCAAGGCAGGACACCTCCGAGATGGATCGTTTCACGATCTGCCGGATGTGCGACGACCGGGTCTGCACCAACTGCCCGTTGCCGACCAGCAAGGGCCAGCACGCGCGCTAG